A window of Theileria parva strain Muguga chromosome 4 map unlocalized ctg_529, whole genome shotgun sequence genomic DNA:
AGGTTGATATCCTGGATATTGTTGGGGTTGAGTTTGAGGTTGAGTGGGTTGTGCTGCTGTAGGTTCATAAGGTTGATAATGATCAtgttgttgttgttgaCTCTGTGGTTGTGATGTCTGTGTTTGATATGGTTGATAATGATCATAttgttgaggttgataATGACCAAATTGTTGTGGTAGATACTGATCATACTGTTGAGGTTGATATACTGGATATTGTTGGGGTTGATAATATGTTGGTTCAGGTTGATATTGAGGATCCTCAAATCGATCAAGTCGTTGctgaattattttatctagATCTAAAACTTCAAAATTGTCCTCATCTTCTTCGTCATCAGCTGGTTGATCAGGATTATTGTCTTGTGATTtgacacattttattataataaatattaatataaaattacacaCAATATTTTTGTACATTCTACTATTATTAGAGCTTTACTCCATGGGGATCTTGAAATTAACAACTcgttttattaataatatttcataaaattaattatatattagtaatattaaatgatttttaaaattggcTAATCAGATATATCACATAAAGCTATATACAATAACATTATATTgtatgtgttaaaattaatttatttgtatttacGTCTTCCTAAcgtttttttattaaataccATTCTATATTTAGAAGGTCTTCTTCTGAAAATTTTAGTGTAGATgtcaaaattaattataacacttaatttattagtaaCATAAATCACTAAAGGATAACCTGGATCATTATCAGTTTTTTCCCATGCAGtcatattataaattactattttatGACATTTTACACCTGAATGTAATTCGTATCTAAAGGATGCAAACGAAgtaaaatcaatattatattgaTCACTAGTTAATAGAAGTTCACTGCCTTCGGAATCTTCTGTATAGAATTTTACATACTCTGGAATCTTTTCTTCAGTTGTTGTCCATTCTCCTTTAATTCtcttaattaatataaatccTTGAATATTAGTAATGACAAAAATCATAGTTTCTTTGCTATAAGTTAATGATGAACAATATGGAACTCCCTTTTTATTCtcataaataatttgattgtCACATTCTATCCTCTCAAGATCTGCATAAAACTcatattttgttttatttcgATCATCATATGTAACTTTATAGTCTTCAACAGTCATTTTTACAAGATTTCCCTCAGcatcaattttacaaaatttaatttcattatatACTTTAGGTTTATTCGGTCCTCTTCTTTTAATAGGTTGTTCATCACCTTGTTTTTCTGATTGATCTTCACTTGGAGATCTAGCTCGTTTTGGTTTCTTCGGTTTCTTTTCTTGTTTTTGTGGTTGTTGAGGCGGAGTTGGACATTGTGTCGGCTGTTGAGTTTGTTCCTCACTAGGCTGAGGTTGAGGTTCAGGTTCAGGTTGTTGAGTTTGTTCCTCACTAGGTTCAGGTTCCTGTTGTGCATATGGTTGATCATGTTCTGTCACATAGAAATCTTCATCCTCCTCCTCTATAGTTTGTGGTTCAGGTTCAGATGGTTGAGTTTGTTGTTGAGGTTGTGGCTGAGATATTTCTGCTTGAGTAAGTGTAGGTACGTAATATTCCGTTGGTTGTGTTGTTGGTGTATATGATTCAGGTTGATAATAATCGTAACTAGGAGGTCCATAATGCTGATAATACTGTTCTGGTTGAGATAACTGTGGTTGAGGTATCTGGTATGGTGTATATACTTGAGGTTGATACTGTAATGATTGTGGTTGAGTGGGTTGTGGTTGTTCTGCTGGTGGTCCGTAAGGTTGATATTGATCATATTGTTGTTGTTGACTCGATGGTTGTGATGTCGGAGGTTCATAGTACCCATATGTATCAGGTTGATACTGTTGCTGTTCTTGCTGTTGTGGTTGATATCCTGGGTAATATTGGTGTTCAGGTTGAACTTGAGGTTCtggttgaggttgataCTGATCATAttgttgaggttgataATATGTTGGTTCAGGTGGATATTGATATAATTCTCCTTGATACTGATAATGTTGTTGGGGTTGAGCTTGTGGTTGGGTTGGATATTGAGATTCTTGTatttgttgatattgtggTTGGTATTGAGGATCCTCAAAACGATCAAGTCGTTGTTGAATGATTTTATCTAGGTCTAAAACTTCAAAGTTGTCCTCCTCATCCTCTTCATCAGCAGGCTGATCAGGATTATTGTCTTGTGATTtgacacattttattataataaatattaatacacatttgtatGTTACACATCTCATGTTAATAGacttttataaaaaattttccATGGGGGATTTGTAATTAACAACTcgttttattaataatatttcataaaattaattatatattagtaatattaaatgatttttaataaattaatcatattaaatgatttataaaattgttcaaTCAGATATATAACATAAAGCTATATACAATAACATTATATTgtatgtgttaaaattaatttatttgtatttacGTCTTCCCAaagtttttttattatatagcATTCTATATCTATGAGGTCTTCTTTCGAACATTTTAGTGTAGCTGTCAAAATTGATTATAAgacttaatttattagtaaCATAAATCACTATAGGAAATTCTGCATCATTATCAGTTTTTTCCCATGCAGTTAGCCATTTAACTACTATTTTATAGCATTTTACACCTGGGTGTAATTCGTATCTAA
This region includes:
- a CDS encoding SVSP family protein, with the translated sequence MRCVTYKCVLIFIIIKCVKSQDNNPDQPADEEDEEDNFEVLDLDKIIQQRLDRFEDPQYQPQYQQIQESQYPTQPQAQPQQHYQYQGELYQYPPEPTYYQPQQYDQYQPQPEPQVQPEHQYYPGYQPQQQEQQQYQPDTYGYYEPPTSQPSSQQQQYDQYQPYGPPAEQPQPTQPQSLQYQPQVYTPYQIPQPQLSQPEQYYQHYGPPSYDYYQPESYTPTTQPTEYYVPTLTQAEISQPQPQQQTQPSEPEPQTIEEEDEDFYVTEHDQPYAQQEPEPSEEQTQQPEPEPQPQPSEEQTQQPTQCPTPPQQPQKQEKKPKKPKRARSPSEDQSEKQGDEQPIKRRGPNKPKVYNEIKFCKIDAEGNLVKMTVEDYKVTYDDRNKTKYEFYADLERIECDNQIIYENKKGVPYCSSLTYSKETMIFVITNIQGFILIKRIKGEWTTTEEKIPEYVKFYTEDSEGSELLLTSDQYNIDFTSFASFRYELHSGVKCHKIVIYNMTAWEKTDNDPGYPLVIYVTNKLSVIINFDIYTKIFRRRPSKYRMVFNKKTLGRRKYK